From Prionailurus bengalensis isolate Pbe53 chromosome F2, Fcat_Pben_1.1_paternal_pri, whole genome shotgun sequence, one genomic window encodes:
- the NRBP2 gene encoding nuclear receptor-binding protein 2 isoform X1 → MAAPEPAPRRGREREREDESEDESDILEESPCGRWQKRREQVNQGNMPGVQSTFLAMDTEEGVEVVWNELHFGDRKAFATHEEKIQTMFEQLALVDHPNIVKLHKHWLDASEARARLAEPARPTGHLHHRVRVVRQPQAIPQEDQEKPQSHERPGLEALVHTDPVGAQVRVWAHPATRLRPPVTPDTTTRALLSPCSFLHACNPPIIHGNLTSDTIFIQHNGLIKIGSVWHRIFSNALPDDLRSPIRVEREEPRNLHFFPPEYGEVADGTAVDIFSFGMCALEMAVLEIQANGDTRVTEEAITRARHSLSDPNMREFILSCLARDPSRRPSAHNLLFHRVLFEVHSLKLLAAHCFLQHQYLMPENVVEEKTKAVDLNAVLAELPRPARPPLQWRYSEVSYLELDKFLEDVRNGIYPLMNFAAARPLGLPRVLAPPPEETQKAKTPTPEPFDSETRKVIQMQCNLERSEDKARWHLTLLLVLEDRLHRQLTYDLLPTDSAQDLAAELVHYGFVHEDDRTKLAAFLESTFLKYLGAQP, encoded by the exons ATGGCGGCTCCGGAGCCGGCGCCGAGGCGGGGccgggagcgggagcgggaggaTGAGAGCGAGGACGAGAGCGACATCCTGGAGGAGAGCCCTTGCGGCCGCTGGCAGAAGCGGCGGGAGCAG GTGAACCAGGGGAACATGCCAGGGGTCCAGAGCACCTTCCTGGCCATGGACactgaggagggggtggaggtggtGTGGAATGAGTTGCACTTCGGGGACAGGAAGGCTTTCGCAACCCATGAG GAGAAGATCCAGACCATGTTTGAGCAGCTGGCGCTGGTAGACCACCCCAACATTGTCAAGCTGCACAAACACTGGCTGGATGCCTCGGAAGCCCGGGCACGG TTGGCGGAGCCTGCCCGCCCCACAGGTCATCTTCATCACCGAGTACGTGTCGTCAGGCAGCCTCAAGCAATTCCTCAAGAAGACCAAGAAAAACCACAAAGCCATGAACGCCCGG GCCTGGAAGCGCTGGTGCACACAGATCCTGTCGGCGCTCAGGTGAGGGTCTGGGCTCACCCCGCCACACGCCTACGGCCCCCAGTGACCCCTGACACGACCACACGTGCTCTCCTTTCCCCCTGCAGCTTTCTACACGCCTGCAACCCCCCCATCATCCACGGGAACCTGACCAGCGATACCATTTTCATACAACACAATGGCCTCATCAAGATTGGCTCTG TGTGGCACCGCATCTTCTCCAATG CGCTCCCAGATGATCTCCGAAGCCCTATCCGCGTGGAGCGTGAGGAACCACGGAACCTGCACTTCTTCCCACCAGAGTACGGCG AGGTTGCTGATGGCACTGCCGTGGACATCTTCTCCTTTGGGATGTGTGCACTGGAG ATGGCTGTGCTGGAGATCCAAGCCAATGGAGACACCCGGGTCACAGAGGAGGCCATCACTCGCGCCAGGCACTCCCTCAGCGACCCTAACATGCGG GAGTTCATCCTCTCCTGCCTGGCCCGGGACCCCAGCCGGCGGCCCTCAGCCCACAACCTGCTCTTCCACCGCGTGCTCTTCGAAGTGCACTCCCTGAAGCTCCTGGCGGCTCACTGCTTCCTCCAGCACCAAT ACCTCATGCCTGAGAACGTGGTGGAGGAAAAGACCAAGGCAGTGGACCTGAATGCGGTCCTGGCGGAGCTTCCCCGGCCGGCCCGGCCCCCACTGCAGTGGCG GTACTCAGAGGTCTCCTACCTGGAGCTTGACAAATTCCTGGAGGATGTCAG GAATGGGATCTACCCACTGATGAACTTTGCCGCTGCCCGACCCCTGGGGCTTCCCCGGGTGCTGGCCCCACCGCCTGAGGAGACCCAGAAGGCCAAGACCCCGACACCGGAACCTTTTGACTCAGAGACCAGAAAG GTGATCCAGATGCAATGCAACCTGGAGAGAAGTGAGGACAAGGCCCGCTGGCAT ctcactctgcTTCTGGTGCTGGAGGACCGGCTGCACCGGCAGCTCACTTACGACCTGCTCCCAA CGGACAGCGCCCAGGACCTTGCTGCTGAGCTGGTACACTACGGCTTCGTTCACGAG
- the NRBP2 gene encoding nuclear receptor-binding protein 2 isoform X4 has product MAAPEPAPRRGREREREDESEDESDILEESPCGRWQKRREQEKIQTMFEQLALVDHPNIVKLHKHWLDASEARARLAEPARPTGHLHHRVRVVRQPQAIPQEDQEKPQSHERPGLEALVHTDPVGAQVRVWAHPATRLRPPVTPDTTTRALLSPCSFLHACNPPIIHGNLTSDTIFIQHNGLIKIGSVWHRIFSNALPDDLRSPIRVEREEPRNLHFFPPEYGEVADGTAVDIFSFGMCALEMAVLEIQANGDTRVTEEAITRARHSLSDPNMREFILSCLARDPSRRPSAHNLLFHRVLFEVHSLKLLAAHCFLQHQYLMPENVVEEKTKAVDLNAVLAELPRPARPPLQWRYSEVSYLELDKFLEDVRNGIYPLMNFAAARPLGLPRVLAPPPEETQKAKTPTPEPFDSETRKVIQMQCNLERSEDKARWHLTLLLVLEDRLHRQLTYDLLPTDSAQDLAAELVHYGFVHEDDRTKLAAFLESTFLKYLGAQP; this is encoded by the exons ATGGCGGCTCCGGAGCCGGCGCCGAGGCGGGGccgggagcgggagcgggaggaTGAGAGCGAGGACGAGAGCGACATCCTGGAGGAGAGCCCTTGCGGCCGCTGGCAGAAGCGGCGGGAGCAG GAGAAGATCCAGACCATGTTTGAGCAGCTGGCGCTGGTAGACCACCCCAACATTGTCAAGCTGCACAAACACTGGCTGGATGCCTCGGAAGCCCGGGCACGG TTGGCGGAGCCTGCCCGCCCCACAGGTCATCTTCATCACCGAGTACGTGTCGTCAGGCAGCCTCAAGCAATTCCTCAAGAAGACCAAGAAAAACCACAAAGCCATGAACGCCCGG GCCTGGAAGCGCTGGTGCACACAGATCCTGTCGGCGCTCAGGTGAGGGTCTGGGCTCACCCCGCCACACGCCTACGGCCCCCAGTGACCCCTGACACGACCACACGTGCTCTCCTTTCCCCCTGCAGCTTTCTACACGCCTGCAACCCCCCCATCATCCACGGGAACCTGACCAGCGATACCATTTTCATACAACACAATGGCCTCATCAAGATTGGCTCTG TGTGGCACCGCATCTTCTCCAATG CGCTCCCAGATGATCTCCGAAGCCCTATCCGCGTGGAGCGTGAGGAACCACGGAACCTGCACTTCTTCCCACCAGAGTACGGCG AGGTTGCTGATGGCACTGCCGTGGACATCTTCTCCTTTGGGATGTGTGCACTGGAG ATGGCTGTGCTGGAGATCCAAGCCAATGGAGACACCCGGGTCACAGAGGAGGCCATCACTCGCGCCAGGCACTCCCTCAGCGACCCTAACATGCGG GAGTTCATCCTCTCCTGCCTGGCCCGGGACCCCAGCCGGCGGCCCTCAGCCCACAACCTGCTCTTCCACCGCGTGCTCTTCGAAGTGCACTCCCTGAAGCTCCTGGCGGCTCACTGCTTCCTCCAGCACCAAT ACCTCATGCCTGAGAACGTGGTGGAGGAAAAGACCAAGGCAGTGGACCTGAATGCGGTCCTGGCGGAGCTTCCCCGGCCGGCCCGGCCCCCACTGCAGTGGCG GTACTCAGAGGTCTCCTACCTGGAGCTTGACAAATTCCTGGAGGATGTCAG GAATGGGATCTACCCACTGATGAACTTTGCCGCTGCCCGACCCCTGGGGCTTCCCCGGGTGCTGGCCCCACCGCCTGAGGAGACCCAGAAGGCCAAGACCCCGACACCGGAACCTTTTGACTCAGAGACCAGAAAG GTGATCCAGATGCAATGCAACCTGGAGAGAAGTGAGGACAAGGCCCGCTGGCAT ctcactctgcTTCTGGTGCTGGAGGACCGGCTGCACCGGCAGCTCACTTACGACCTGCTCCCAA CGGACAGCGCCCAGGACCTTGCTGCTGAGCTGGTACACTACGGCTTCGTTCACGAG
- the NRBP2 gene encoding nuclear receptor-binding protein 2 isoform X6 encodes MAAPEPAPRRGREREREDESEDESDILEESPCGRWQKRREQVNQGNMPGVQSTFLAMDTEEGVEVVWNELHFGDRKAFATHEVIFITEYVSSGSLKQFLKKTKKNHKAMNARAWKRWCTQILSALSFLHACNPPIIHGNLTSDTIFIQHNGLIKIGSVWHRIFSNALPDDLRSPIRVEREEPRNLHFFPPEYGEVADGTAVDIFSFGMCALEMAVLEIQANGDTRVTEEAITRARHSLSDPNMREFILSCLARDPSRRPSAHNLLFHRVLFEVHSLKLLAAHCFLQHQYLMPENVVEEKTKAVDLNAVLAELPRPARPPLQWRYSEVSYLELDKFLEDVRNGIYPLMNFAAARPLGLPRVLAPPPEETQKAKTPTPEPFDSETRKVIQMQCNLERSEDKARWHLTLLLVLEDRLHRQLTYDLLPTDSAQDLAAELVHYGFVHEDDRTKLAAFLESTFLKYLGAQP; translated from the exons ATGGCGGCTCCGGAGCCGGCGCCGAGGCGGGGccgggagcgggagcgggaggaTGAGAGCGAGGACGAGAGCGACATCCTGGAGGAGAGCCCTTGCGGCCGCTGGCAGAAGCGGCGGGAGCAG GTGAACCAGGGGAACATGCCAGGGGTCCAGAGCACCTTCCTGGCCATGGACactgaggagggggtggaggtggtGTGGAATGAGTTGCACTTCGGGGACAGGAAGGCTTTCGCAACCCATGAG GTCATCTTCATCACCGAGTACGTGTCGTCAGGCAGCCTCAAGCAATTCCTCAAGAAGACCAAGAAAAACCACAAAGCCATGAACGCCCGG GCCTGGAAGCGCTGGTGCACACAGATCCTGTCGGCGCTCAG CTTTCTACACGCCTGCAACCCCCCCATCATCCACGGGAACCTGACCAGCGATACCATTTTCATACAACACAATGGCCTCATCAAGATTGGCTCTG TGTGGCACCGCATCTTCTCCAATG CGCTCCCAGATGATCTCCGAAGCCCTATCCGCGTGGAGCGTGAGGAACCACGGAACCTGCACTTCTTCCCACCAGAGTACGGCG AGGTTGCTGATGGCACTGCCGTGGACATCTTCTCCTTTGGGATGTGTGCACTGGAG ATGGCTGTGCTGGAGATCCAAGCCAATGGAGACACCCGGGTCACAGAGGAGGCCATCACTCGCGCCAGGCACTCCCTCAGCGACCCTAACATGCGG GAGTTCATCCTCTCCTGCCTGGCCCGGGACCCCAGCCGGCGGCCCTCAGCCCACAACCTGCTCTTCCACCGCGTGCTCTTCGAAGTGCACTCCCTGAAGCTCCTGGCGGCTCACTGCTTCCTCCAGCACCAAT ACCTCATGCCTGAGAACGTGGTGGAGGAAAAGACCAAGGCAGTGGACCTGAATGCGGTCCTGGCGGAGCTTCCCCGGCCGGCCCGGCCCCCACTGCAGTGGCG GTACTCAGAGGTCTCCTACCTGGAGCTTGACAAATTCCTGGAGGATGTCAG GAATGGGATCTACCCACTGATGAACTTTGCCGCTGCCCGACCCCTGGGGCTTCCCCGGGTGCTGGCCCCACCGCCTGAGGAGACCCAGAAGGCCAAGACCCCGACACCGGAACCTTTTGACTCAGAGACCAGAAAG GTGATCCAGATGCAATGCAACCTGGAGAGAAGTGAGGACAAGGCCCGCTGGCAT ctcactctgcTTCTGGTGCTGGAGGACCGGCTGCACCGGCAGCTCACTTACGACCTGCTCCCAA CGGACAGCGCCCAGGACCTTGCTGCTGAGCTGGTACACTACGGCTTCGTTCACGAG
- the NRBP2 gene encoding nuclear receptor-binding protein 2 isoform X3, with product MAAPEPAPRRGREREREDESEDESDILEESPCGRWQKRREQVNQGNMPGVQSTFLAMDTEEGVEVVWNELHFGDRKAFATHEEKIQTMFEQLALVDHPNIVKLHKHWLDASEARARVIFITEYVSSGSLKQFLKKTKKNHKAMNARAWKRWCTQILSALSFLHACNPPIIHGNLTSDTIFIQHNGLIKIGSVWHRIFSNALPDDLRSPIRVEREEPRNLHFFPPEYGEVADGTAVDIFSFGMCALEMAVLEIQANGDTRVTEEAITRARHSLSDPNMREFILSCLARDPSRRPSAHNLLFHRVLFEVHSLKLLAAHCFLQHQYLMPENVVEEKTKAVDLNAVLAELPRPARPPLQWRYSEVSYLELDKFLEDVRNGIYPLMNFAAARPLGLPRVLAPPPEETQKAKTPTPEPFDSETRKVIQMQCNLERSEDKARWHLTLLLVLEDRLHRQLTYDLLPTDSAQDLAAELVHYGFVHEDDRTKLAAFLESTFLKYLGAQP from the exons ATGGCGGCTCCGGAGCCGGCGCCGAGGCGGGGccgggagcgggagcgggaggaTGAGAGCGAGGACGAGAGCGACATCCTGGAGGAGAGCCCTTGCGGCCGCTGGCAGAAGCGGCGGGAGCAG GTGAACCAGGGGAACATGCCAGGGGTCCAGAGCACCTTCCTGGCCATGGACactgaggagggggtggaggtggtGTGGAATGAGTTGCACTTCGGGGACAGGAAGGCTTTCGCAACCCATGAG GAGAAGATCCAGACCATGTTTGAGCAGCTGGCGCTGGTAGACCACCCCAACATTGTCAAGCTGCACAAACACTGGCTGGATGCCTCGGAAGCCCGGGCACGG GTCATCTTCATCACCGAGTACGTGTCGTCAGGCAGCCTCAAGCAATTCCTCAAGAAGACCAAGAAAAACCACAAAGCCATGAACGCCCGG GCCTGGAAGCGCTGGTGCACACAGATCCTGTCGGCGCTCAG CTTTCTACACGCCTGCAACCCCCCCATCATCCACGGGAACCTGACCAGCGATACCATTTTCATACAACACAATGGCCTCATCAAGATTGGCTCTG TGTGGCACCGCATCTTCTCCAATG CGCTCCCAGATGATCTCCGAAGCCCTATCCGCGTGGAGCGTGAGGAACCACGGAACCTGCACTTCTTCCCACCAGAGTACGGCG AGGTTGCTGATGGCACTGCCGTGGACATCTTCTCCTTTGGGATGTGTGCACTGGAG ATGGCTGTGCTGGAGATCCAAGCCAATGGAGACACCCGGGTCACAGAGGAGGCCATCACTCGCGCCAGGCACTCCCTCAGCGACCCTAACATGCGG GAGTTCATCCTCTCCTGCCTGGCCCGGGACCCCAGCCGGCGGCCCTCAGCCCACAACCTGCTCTTCCACCGCGTGCTCTTCGAAGTGCACTCCCTGAAGCTCCTGGCGGCTCACTGCTTCCTCCAGCACCAAT ACCTCATGCCTGAGAACGTGGTGGAGGAAAAGACCAAGGCAGTGGACCTGAATGCGGTCCTGGCGGAGCTTCCCCGGCCGGCCCGGCCCCCACTGCAGTGGCG GTACTCAGAGGTCTCCTACCTGGAGCTTGACAAATTCCTGGAGGATGTCAG GAATGGGATCTACCCACTGATGAACTTTGCCGCTGCCCGACCCCTGGGGCTTCCCCGGGTGCTGGCCCCACCGCCTGAGGAGACCCAGAAGGCCAAGACCCCGACACCGGAACCTTTTGACTCAGAGACCAGAAAG GTGATCCAGATGCAATGCAACCTGGAGAGAAGTGAGGACAAGGCCCGCTGGCAT ctcactctgcTTCTGGTGCTGGAGGACCGGCTGCACCGGCAGCTCACTTACGACCTGCTCCCAA CGGACAGCGCCCAGGACCTTGCTGCTGAGCTGGTACACTACGGCTTCGTTCACGAG
- the NRBP2 gene encoding nuclear receptor-binding protein 2 isoform X2 produces MAAPEPAPRRGREREREDESEDESDILEESPCGRWQKRREQVNQGNMPGVQSTFLAMDTEEGVEVVWNELHFGDRKAFATHEEKIQTMFEQLALVDHPNIVKLHKHWLDASEARARLAEPARPTGHLHHRVRVVRQPQAIPQEDQEKPQSHERPESIRHQAWKRWCTQILSALSFLHACNPPIIHGNLTSDTIFIQHNGLIKIGSVWHRIFSNALPDDLRSPIRVEREEPRNLHFFPPEYGEVADGTAVDIFSFGMCALEMAVLEIQANGDTRVTEEAITRARHSLSDPNMREFILSCLARDPSRRPSAHNLLFHRVLFEVHSLKLLAAHCFLQHQYLMPENVVEEKTKAVDLNAVLAELPRPARPPLQWRYSEVSYLELDKFLEDVRNGIYPLMNFAAARPLGLPRVLAPPPEETQKAKTPTPEPFDSETRKVIQMQCNLERSEDKARWHLTLLLVLEDRLHRQLTYDLLPTDSAQDLAAELVHYGFVHEDDRTKLAAFLESTFLKYLGAQP; encoded by the exons ATGGCGGCTCCGGAGCCGGCGCCGAGGCGGGGccgggagcgggagcgggaggaTGAGAGCGAGGACGAGAGCGACATCCTGGAGGAGAGCCCTTGCGGCCGCTGGCAGAAGCGGCGGGAGCAG GTGAACCAGGGGAACATGCCAGGGGTCCAGAGCACCTTCCTGGCCATGGACactgaggagggggtggaggtggtGTGGAATGAGTTGCACTTCGGGGACAGGAAGGCTTTCGCAACCCATGAG GAGAAGATCCAGACCATGTTTGAGCAGCTGGCGCTGGTAGACCACCCCAACATTGTCAAGCTGCACAAACACTGGCTGGATGCCTCGGAAGCCCGGGCACGG TTGGCGGAGCCTGCCCGCCCCACAGGTCATCTTCATCACCGAGTACGTGTCGTCAGGCAGCCTCAAGCAATTCCTCAAGAAGACCAAGAAAAACCACAAAGCCATGAACGCCCGG AGTCCATCCGCCACCAGGCCTGGAAGCGCTGGTGCACACAGATCCTGTCGGCGCTCAG CTTTCTACACGCCTGCAACCCCCCCATCATCCACGGGAACCTGACCAGCGATACCATTTTCATACAACACAATGGCCTCATCAAGATTGGCTCTG TGTGGCACCGCATCTTCTCCAATG CGCTCCCAGATGATCTCCGAAGCCCTATCCGCGTGGAGCGTGAGGAACCACGGAACCTGCACTTCTTCCCACCAGAGTACGGCG AGGTTGCTGATGGCACTGCCGTGGACATCTTCTCCTTTGGGATGTGTGCACTGGAG ATGGCTGTGCTGGAGATCCAAGCCAATGGAGACACCCGGGTCACAGAGGAGGCCATCACTCGCGCCAGGCACTCCCTCAGCGACCCTAACATGCGG GAGTTCATCCTCTCCTGCCTGGCCCGGGACCCCAGCCGGCGGCCCTCAGCCCACAACCTGCTCTTCCACCGCGTGCTCTTCGAAGTGCACTCCCTGAAGCTCCTGGCGGCTCACTGCTTCCTCCAGCACCAAT ACCTCATGCCTGAGAACGTGGTGGAGGAAAAGACCAAGGCAGTGGACCTGAATGCGGTCCTGGCGGAGCTTCCCCGGCCGGCCCGGCCCCCACTGCAGTGGCG GTACTCAGAGGTCTCCTACCTGGAGCTTGACAAATTCCTGGAGGATGTCAG GAATGGGATCTACCCACTGATGAACTTTGCCGCTGCCCGACCCCTGGGGCTTCCCCGGGTGCTGGCCCCACCGCCTGAGGAGACCCAGAAGGCCAAGACCCCGACACCGGAACCTTTTGACTCAGAGACCAGAAAG GTGATCCAGATGCAATGCAACCTGGAGAGAAGTGAGGACAAGGCCCGCTGGCAT ctcactctgcTTCTGGTGCTGGAGGACCGGCTGCACCGGCAGCTCACTTACGACCTGCTCCCAA CGGACAGCGCCCAGGACCTTGCTGCTGAGCTGGTACACTACGGCTTCGTTCACGAG
- the NRBP2 gene encoding nuclear receptor-binding protein 2 isoform X5, whose protein sequence is MPGVQSTFLAMDTEEGVEVVWNELHFGDRKAFATHEEKIQTMFEQLALVDHPNIVKLHKHWLDASEARARLAEPARPTGHLHHRVRVVRQPQAIPQEDQEKPQSHERPGLEALVHTDPVGAQVRVWAHPATRLRPPVTPDTTTRALLSPCSFLHACNPPIIHGNLTSDTIFIQHNGLIKIGSVWHRIFSNALPDDLRSPIRVEREEPRNLHFFPPEYGEVADGTAVDIFSFGMCALEMAVLEIQANGDTRVTEEAITRARHSLSDPNMREFILSCLARDPSRRPSAHNLLFHRVLFEVHSLKLLAAHCFLQHQYLMPENVVEEKTKAVDLNAVLAELPRPARPPLQWRYSEVSYLELDKFLEDVRNGIYPLMNFAAARPLGLPRVLAPPPEETQKAKTPTPEPFDSETRKVIQMQCNLERSEDKARWHLTLLLVLEDRLHRQLTYDLLPTDSAQDLAAELVHYGFVHEDDRTKLAAFLESTFLKYLGAQP, encoded by the exons ATGCCAGGGGTCCAGAGCACCTTCCTGGCCATGGACactgaggagggggtggaggtggtGTGGAATGAGTTGCACTTCGGGGACAGGAAGGCTTTCGCAACCCATGAG GAGAAGATCCAGACCATGTTTGAGCAGCTGGCGCTGGTAGACCACCCCAACATTGTCAAGCTGCACAAACACTGGCTGGATGCCTCGGAAGCCCGGGCACGG TTGGCGGAGCCTGCCCGCCCCACAGGTCATCTTCATCACCGAGTACGTGTCGTCAGGCAGCCTCAAGCAATTCCTCAAGAAGACCAAGAAAAACCACAAAGCCATGAACGCCCGG GCCTGGAAGCGCTGGTGCACACAGATCCTGTCGGCGCTCAGGTGAGGGTCTGGGCTCACCCCGCCACACGCCTACGGCCCCCAGTGACCCCTGACACGACCACACGTGCTCTCCTTTCCCCCTGCAGCTTTCTACACGCCTGCAACCCCCCCATCATCCACGGGAACCTGACCAGCGATACCATTTTCATACAACACAATGGCCTCATCAAGATTGGCTCTG TGTGGCACCGCATCTTCTCCAATG CGCTCCCAGATGATCTCCGAAGCCCTATCCGCGTGGAGCGTGAGGAACCACGGAACCTGCACTTCTTCCCACCAGAGTACGGCG AGGTTGCTGATGGCACTGCCGTGGACATCTTCTCCTTTGGGATGTGTGCACTGGAG ATGGCTGTGCTGGAGATCCAAGCCAATGGAGACACCCGGGTCACAGAGGAGGCCATCACTCGCGCCAGGCACTCCCTCAGCGACCCTAACATGCGG GAGTTCATCCTCTCCTGCCTGGCCCGGGACCCCAGCCGGCGGCCCTCAGCCCACAACCTGCTCTTCCACCGCGTGCTCTTCGAAGTGCACTCCCTGAAGCTCCTGGCGGCTCACTGCTTCCTCCAGCACCAAT ACCTCATGCCTGAGAACGTGGTGGAGGAAAAGACCAAGGCAGTGGACCTGAATGCGGTCCTGGCGGAGCTTCCCCGGCCGGCCCGGCCCCCACTGCAGTGGCG GTACTCAGAGGTCTCCTACCTGGAGCTTGACAAATTCCTGGAGGATGTCAG GAATGGGATCTACCCACTGATGAACTTTGCCGCTGCCCGACCCCTGGGGCTTCCCCGGGTGCTGGCCCCACCGCCTGAGGAGACCCAGAAGGCCAAGACCCCGACACCGGAACCTTTTGACTCAGAGACCAGAAAG GTGATCCAGATGCAATGCAACCTGGAGAGAAGTGAGGACAAGGCCCGCTGGCAT ctcactctgcTTCTGGTGCTGGAGGACCGGCTGCACCGGCAGCTCACTTACGACCTGCTCCCAA CGGACAGCGCCCAGGACCTTGCTGCTGAGCTGGTACACTACGGCTTCGTTCACGAG